The following proteins are encoded in a genomic region of Coriobacteriia bacterium:
- the larE gene encoding ATP-dependent sacrificial sulfur transferase LarE, with the protein MTTAEKYQSLLARVEELGSVLVAYSGGVDSTLLAFAAHAVLGKKCAAVLASSDTYPSRELVHARALADTLGLRLIEVETCELVDPQFNANGPDRCYHCKSELFGLLATVAEAEGLAWVADGANADDLADHRPGRRAAAELRVVSPLAEVGLTKPEIRSLAHELGLPNWDKPSMACLASRFPYGERITDEGLARVSAAEDALVALGLTQFRVRSHGTVARVEVSPEQLEAAWSLREGIAASVRDAGFTYAAIDLDGYRSGAMNEVLSADQFERENS; encoded by the coding sequence ACGACTGCCGAGAAGTACCAGTCCCTGCTTGCGAGGGTCGAAGAGCTCGGCAGCGTACTGGTTGCCTACTCAGGAGGCGTCGACTCAACACTCCTGGCGTTCGCGGCGCACGCGGTTCTCGGCAAGAAATGCGCCGCTGTGCTCGCGTCATCGGACACGTACCCGTCGCGAGAACTCGTCCATGCGCGCGCACTGGCCGACACCCTTGGATTGCGGCTCATCGAGGTAGAGACCTGCGAGCTCGTTGACCCGCAGTTCAACGCGAACGGGCCCGACCGCTGCTACCACTGCAAGAGTGAGCTGTTCGGCCTGCTCGCCACCGTGGCCGAGGCCGAAGGGCTGGCGTGGGTAGCCGACGGAGCGAACGCCGACGACCTCGCCGACCACCGTCCCGGCAGACGCGCTGCGGCGGAGCTTCGTGTCGTCAGCCCGCTTGCGGAGGTGGGGCTCACCAAGCCGGAGATTCGTTCGCTCGCGCACGAACTGGGCCTCCCCAACTGGGACAAACCCTCGATGGCATGCCTTGCGTCGCGATTCCCCTACGGCGAACGCATCACCGACGAAGGTCTTGCGCGGGTGTCTGCAGCCGAAGATGCTCTGGTCGCTCTCGGTCTCACGCAGTTTCGCGTGCGCTCGCATGGGACCGTGGCCCGCGTCGAGGTATCTCCCGAGCAACTCGAGGCGGCTTGGAGCCTTCGTGAGGGAATCGCGGCGTCGGTCCGCGACGCGGGATTCACCTACGCAGCGATCGATCTCGATGGCTACCGTTCGGGCGCTATGAACGAGGTGCTCTCCGCCGATCAGTTCGAGCGCGAGAACTCCTAG